One Papaver somniferum cultivar HN1 chromosome 10, ASM357369v1, whole genome shotgun sequence genomic window carries:
- the LOC113316696 gene encoding probable inositol transporter 2 — MAGMIHRRSTEIVEKDRPKCKEETLPPDDVVDHPLDRYRIYNTVIGSLVFGYYYGFILSRFYIQDDIQSIKQEIIRTGVLGAVIGSAIGGWINDFLGRKFAILFANALIFVSGVLLSIGDCSSDCWLATVWKTYIGLGVGMASITSPIYILEVSSTHLQEHLHTRNCMLFAVGKFIFFCADTKVTSYIQELEKTSDYMIAVVGFPALLQFVIMLSLPDSPIWLYKRNRKEAAIKEALRKIYSSDEVEKELGALSMSIKNETDCQDEKDSSVRSILLRIRTPWANPLERTNIVVSIGVLVAEQLMSENMIMYVLPCIMRMRGIFVSPNPKWDIWYMKFSLLTWCGLYGIHGSGLPYFTIKLRRKTLLVKSYRMMVGLFALSVIFIISPDNTEGVSKLETVTHFGDSACSSYISAPDADTWNCATCLRAGCGFCAGIDDKLMRAPGGACLTIEPNGTSASCLAEHRIWFTQDSVTRQCGISLPGAASIGFLLVCVVPYTFALESHMCSRMYKAEVRGKLVGTVAATNWIFFLAVIVLSYIINKVVGFPFSMLLISLISFSVTRLIKWSYLSVPEMKGSFQSEDSQSKVS, encoded by the exons ATGGCTGGCATGATACACAGACGTTCAACAGAAATTGTTGAGAAAGATCGCCCGAAATGCAAAGAGGAGACTCTACCACCTGATGATGTAGTTGATCATCCTCTCGACCGGTATCGCATATATAATACTGTGATTGGATCACTTGTATTTGGTTATTACTACG GATTTATcctctcgagattttatatccaaGATGATATCCAGTCGATTAAACAG GAAATCATACGGACAGGTGTACTAGGGGCAGTAATTGGTTCGGCAATTGGGGGTTGGATAAATGACTTTCTAGGTCGAAAATTTGCAATCTTATTTGCCAATGCATTGATATTCGTCAGTGGAGTTCTACTGTCTATTGGTGATTGTTCCTCTGATTGTTGGTTGGCAACTGTTTGGAAGACATATATAGGTTTGGGGGTCGGAATGGCATCAATAACCTCACCTATATACATATTAGAAGTTTCTTCAACTCATCTTCAAGAACACCTTCATACTCGAAATTGTATGCTTTTTGCTGTTGGAAAATTCATCTTCTTTTGTGCTGATACCAAAGTTACTTCTTACATTCAG GAGCTAGAGAAGACTTCGGATTATATGATCGCAGTAGTAGGGTTTCCAGCTCTACTTCAATTTGTGATAATGTTGTCGCTCCCTGATTCACCTATTTGGCTATATAAAAGA AACCGGAAAGAGGCCGCAATTAAAGAAGCTTTGAGGAAAATTTACAGTTCTGATGAAGTTGAGAAAGAGCTTGGTGCATTAAGTATGTCAATTAAGAATGAAACAGATTGTCAAGATGAAAAAGACTCTTCTGTTAGGAGTATCCTGCTTAGGATAAGGACACCATGGGCTAATCCTTTAGAACGCACAAATATTGTTGTTAGCATTGGTGTGCTAGTCGCGGAACAGTTAATGAGTGAAAACATGATAATGTATGTTCTTCCCTGTATCATGAGGATGCGTGGCATCTTTGTATCACCGAACCCTAAATGGGACATCTGGTACATGAAGTTTTCTTTATTAACGTGGTGTGGTCTATATGGTATTCATGGTTCAGGTCTTCCTTACTTTACTATAAAACTTCGGAGGAAAACTTTGCTTGTCAAATCATACCGTATGATGGTGGGTCTTTTTGCGTTAAGCGTCATCTTTATAATATCACCAGATAATACTGAAGGAGTGAGTAAATTGGAGACTGTCACCCATTTTGGTGATAGTGCATGTTCGAGTTATATTTCAGCTCCAGATGCAGATACATGGAACTGTGCCACATGCCTTCGAGCAGGATGTGGGTTTTGCGCTGGCATTGATGACAAACTCATG CGTGCACCTGGCGGTGCCTGCTTGACGATAGAACCTAATGGGACATCAGCATCCTGTTTGGCTGAACATCGGATTTGGTTCACACAAGATTCCGTCACAAGGCAATGCGGAATAAGTCTTCCTGGAGCAGCATCTATTGGATTTTTACTAGTCTGTGTTGTTCCCTATACATTTGCGTTGGAATCACATATGTGTTCAAGGATGTACAAGGCAGAAGTTAGAGGCAAACTTGTCGGGACGGTTGCAGCGACTAACTGGATCTTCTTCCTTGCGGTCATTGTATTATCTTATATAATAAATAAAGTTGTAGGGTTTCCCTTCTCAATGCTACTCATCAGTTTGATTTCTTTCTCTGTTACTCGGTTGATCAAATGGTCTTATTTGTCGGTACCTGAGATGAAAGGTTCCTTCCAGTCGGAAGATAGTCAGTCAAAAGTCAGTTGA